The following are encoded together in the Equus przewalskii isolate Varuska chromosome 14, EquPr2, whole genome shotgun sequence genome:
- the WBP1 gene encoding WW domain-binding protein 1 isoform X2, translated as MPSFIIHSNPIWLGALLWLRELCPGVNNQPYLCESGHCCGETGCCTYYYELWWFWLLWTVLILFSCCCAFRHRRAKLRLQQQQRQREINLLAYHGACHGAGPVPTGSLLDLRLFSAFKPPAYEDVVHRPGTPPPPYTAASSCPLTASSDCTCCSSASSCPVHCEGTNVEGVSSYQSVPHHQEGEPGAGGSPAPVPPSCRYRHLTGDSGIELCPCPDSSESEPVKEARASATLPDLEDHAPCVVPLDPISQVSPVGLASSQGDIP; from the exons ATGCCATCCTTTATCATCCACAGCAATCCCATCTGGTTGGGAGCACTGCTCTGG CTTCGAGAGCTGTGCCCAGGAGTGAACAACCAGCCCTACCTCTGTGAGAGTGGTCACTGCTGCGGGGAGACTGGCTGCTGCACCTACTATTATGAGCTCTGGT GGTTCTGGCTGCTCTGGACTGTCCTCATCCTCTTTAGCTGCTGTTGCGCCTTCCGCCATCGACGTGCTAAACTCCGGCTGCAGCAACAGCAGCGGCAGCGTGAGATCAACTTGTTGGCCTATCACGGGgcatgccatggggctggccctgtcccTACCGGTTCACTGCTTGACCTTC GCCTCTTCAGCGCCTTCAAACCCCCAGCCTATGAGGATGTGGTTCACCGCCCTGGCACACCGCCACCTCCTTACACTGCAGCCTCAAGCTGCCCCTTGACTGCTTCCAGTGACTGCACCTGCTGCTCCTCTGCTTCTAGCTGCCCTGTCCACTGCGAGGGAACAAATGTGGAAGGTGTTTCCTCCTACCAGAGTGTCCCCCATCATCAGGAGGgtgagcctggggcaggggggagCCCTGCCCCTGTACCACCCTCTTGCCGCTATCGCCACCTGACTGGTGACTCGGGTATTGAGCTCTGCCCTTGTCCAGACTCCAGTGAGAGCGAGCCAGTCAAGGAGGCTAGGGCAAGTGCCACCCTGCCAGATCTGGAGGACCACGCCCCTTGTGTAGTGCCTCTGGATCCCATATCCCAGGTCTCTCCTGTGGGGCTGGCTTCCAGTCAAGGGGACATCCCATAA
- the WBP1 gene encoding WW domain-binding protein 1 isoform X1 — MARASSGNDSEEAWGALRMPQQQLRELCPGVNNQPYLCESGHCCGETGCCTYYYELWWFWLLWTVLILFSCCCAFRHRRAKLRLQQQQRQREINLLAYHGACHGAGPVPTGSLLDLRLFSAFKPPAYEDVVHRPGTPPPPYTAASSCPLTASSDCTCCSSASSCPVHCEGTNVEGVSSYQSVPHHQEGEPGAGGSPAPVPPSCRYRHLTGDSGIELCPCPDSSESEPVKEARASATLPDLEDHAPCVVPLDPISQVSPVGLASSQGDIP; from the exons ATGGCTCGGGCCAGCAGCGGGAACGACAGCGAGGAGGCCTGGGGGGCACTTCGGATGCCACAACAGCAG CTTCGAGAGCTGTGCCCAGGAGTGAACAACCAGCCCTACCTCTGTGAGAGTGGTCACTGCTGCGGGGAGACTGGCTGCTGCACCTACTATTATGAGCTCTGGT GGTTCTGGCTGCTCTGGACTGTCCTCATCCTCTTTAGCTGCTGTTGCGCCTTCCGCCATCGACGTGCTAAACTCCGGCTGCAGCAACAGCAGCGGCAGCGTGAGATCAACTTGTTGGCCTATCACGGGgcatgccatggggctggccctgtcccTACCGGTTCACTGCTTGACCTTC GCCTCTTCAGCGCCTTCAAACCCCCAGCCTATGAGGATGTGGTTCACCGCCCTGGCACACCGCCACCTCCTTACACTGCAGCCTCAAGCTGCCCCTTGACTGCTTCCAGTGACTGCACCTGCTGCTCCTCTGCTTCTAGCTGCCCTGTCCACTGCGAGGGAACAAATGTGGAAGGTGTTTCCTCCTACCAGAGTGTCCCCCATCATCAGGAGGgtgagcctggggcaggggggagCCCTGCCCCTGTACCACCCTCTTGCCGCTATCGCCACCTGACTGGTGACTCGGGTATTGAGCTCTGCCCTTGTCCAGACTCCAGTGAGAGCGAGCCAGTCAAGGAGGCTAGGGCAAGTGCCACCCTGCCAGATCTGGAGGACCACGCCCCTTGTGTAGTGCCTCTGGATCCCATATCCCAGGTCTCTCCTGTGGGGCTGGCTTCCAGTCAAGGGGACATCCCATAA
- the MOGS gene encoding mannosyl-oligosaccharide glucosidase — MARGERRRRGAPADGARTAERAARGGPARRDGRGGGARGAAVVAALAVGVLCLALGLSGSWLLAWHRARRAVTLHSAPPALPPDSSSPAVAPDLFWGTYRPHVYFGMKTRSPQPLLTGLMWAQQGATPGTPKLRHTCEQGDGVGPYGWEFHDGLSFGRQHIQDGALRLTTEFVKRPGGQHGGDWSWRVTVEPQASDTSALPLVSLFFYVVTDGKEVLVPEPVAKGQLKFISGHTSELGDFRFTILAPTSPGDTAPKYGSYNVFWTSNPGLPLLTEMVKSRLNSWFQHRPPGASPERYLGLPGSLKWEDRGPSGQGQGQGQFLIQQVTVKVPFSMELVFESGSARVGGRQALEQLAGSLLTQALESHAEAFRERFENTFQLKEKGLSPEEQALGWAALSSLLGGIGYFYGQGLVLPDMGVEGSEQKVDPALFPPVPLFTAVPSRSFFPRGFLWDEGFHQLLVQRWDPRLTREALGHWLGLLNADGWIGREQVLGDEARARVPPEFLVQRAAHANPPTLLLPVAHMLESGDPANIDFLRRAFPRLHAWFSWLHQSQAGPVPLSYRWRGRDPALPTLLNPKTLPSGLDDYPRASHPSATERHLDLRCWVALGARVLVRLAKQLGEAEAVAELGPLAASLEAAESLDELHWAPELGVFADFGNHTKAVQLKPRPPQGLVRVVGRPHPHLQYVDALGYVSLFPLLLRLLDPNSSRLGPLLDVLADSRHLWSPFGLRSLAASSPFYGQRNSEHDPPYWRGAVWLNVNYLALGALHHYGHLKGPHQARAAKLHSELRANVVGNVRRQYQATGFLWEQYSDRDGRGMGCRPFHGWTSLVLLVMAEDY; from the exons ATGGCTCGGGGCGAGCGGCGGCGCCGCGGAGCACCAGCAGACGGAGCGCGGACAGCTGAGAGGGCGGCTCGGGGCGGTCCAGCACGACGGGACGGCCGGGGCGGCGGGGCCCGGGGCGCGGCCGTGGTAGCGGCTCTGGCCGTCGGGGTCCTGTGTCTGGCCCTGGGCCTGTCGGGAAGCTGGCTGCTGGCGTGGCACCGTGCGCGGCGGGCCGTCACGCTGCACTCCGCGCCCCCGGCGCTGCCTCCCGACTCTTCCAGCCCCGCCGTGGCCCCGGACCTCTTCTGGGGCACCTACCGCCCTCACGTCTACTTCGGCATGAAGACCCGCAGCCCGCAGCCACTCCTCACCG GATTGATGTGGGCGCAGCAGGGCGCCACCCCAGGGACCCCTAAACTCAGGCACACGTGTGAGCAGGGGGACGGCGTGGGTCCCTATGGCTGGGAGTTCCACGACGGTCTCTCCTTCGGGCGGCAACACATCCAGGATGGGGCCTTACGGCTCACCACTGAGTTCGTCAAGAGGCCTGGGGGTCAGCACGGAGGGGACTGGAGCTGGAGAGTGACTGTAGAGCCTCAG GCCTCAGATACCTCTGCCCTCCCTTTGGTGTCCCTGTTCTTctatgtggtgacagatggcaagGAAGTCCTAGTACCAGAGCCTGTGGCCAAAGGGCAGTTGAAGTTCATCAGTGGGCACACCAGTGAACTTGGTGACTTCCGCTTTACAATTCTGGCACCAACCAGTCCAGGGGATACTGCCCCCAAGTATGGCAG CTACAATGTCTTCTGGACCTCCAATCCAGGACTTCCCTTGCTGACAGAGATGGTGAAGAGTCGCCTAAATAGCTGGTTTCAGCATCGGCCCCCAGGGGCCTCCCCTGAACGCTACCTTGGCTTGCCAGGATCTCTGAAGTGGGAAGACAGAGGCCCAAGTGGGCAAGGACAGGGACAAGGGCAATTCTTGATACAACAGGTGACGGTGAAAGTCCCTTTTTCCATGGAGTTGGTGTTTGAATCAGGCAGTGCCCGGGTAGGAGGAAGGCAAGCCCTGGAGCAGCTGGCAGGCAGCCTGCTGACCCAGGCCCTGGAGAGCCATGCTGAAGCCTTTAGAGAGCGCTTTGAGAACACCTTCCAGCTGAAGGAGAAGGGCCTGAGCCCTGAGGAGCAGGCTTTGGGTTGGGCTGCCCTGAGCAGCCTCCTTGGTGGGATTGGCTATTTCTATGGACAGGGGCTGGTGTTGCCAGATATGGGGGTTGAGGGATCTGAGCAGAAGGTGGACCCAGCCCTCTTTCCACCTGTCCCTCTTTTCACAGCAGTGCCCTCTCGGTCATTCTTCCCACGAGGCTTCCTTTGGGATGAGGGCTTTCACCAGCTGCTGGTCCAGCGGTGGGATCCCCGCCTCACTCGGGAGGCCCTAGGCCACTGGCTGGGGCTGCTCAATGCTGATGGCTGGATTGGGCGGGAGCAGGTGCTGGGGGATGAGGCCCGAGCCCGGGTGCCCCCAGAATTCCTGGTGCAACGGGCGGCCCATGCCAACCCCCCAACCCTGCTTTTGCCTGTAGCCCACATGCTAGAGAGTGGTGACCCTGCCAACATTGACTTCCTCCGCAGGGCCTTTCCTCGCCTGCATGCCTGGTTCTCCTGGCTCCATCAGAGCCAGGCAGGGCCAGTGCCACTATCTTATCGCTGGCGGGGCCGGGACCCAGCCTTGCCCACCCTATTGAACCCCAAGACGCTGCCTTCAGGGCTGGATGACTATCCCCGGGCTTCACACCCTTCAGCCACTGAGCGGCACCTGGACCTGCGGTGCTGGGTGGCACTGGGTGCCCGTGTGCTGGTGCGGCTGGCAAAGCAGCTGGGAGAGGCTGAGGCAGTGGCAGAACTGGGTCCTCTGGCTGCCTCACTGGAGGCAGCAGAGAGCCTGGATGAGCTGCACTGGGCCCCAGAGCTAGGAGTCTTTGCAGACTTTGGGAACCACACAAAAGCAGTGCAACTGAAGCCTCGGCCCCCTCAGGGGCTGGTGCGAGTGGTGGGCCGGCCCCACCCTCACTTACAGTATGTGGATGCCTTGGGTTATGTCAGTCTTTTCCCCTTGCTGCTGCGGCTGCTGGACCCCAATTCATCCCGCCTTGGGCCCCTGCTGGATGTTCTAGCTGACAGCCGCCATCTCTGGAGCCCCTTTGGTTTGCGCTCCCTTGCAGCCTCCAGCCCCTTTTATGGCCAGCGCAATTCAGAGCATGATCCCCCCTACTGGCGGGGTGCTGTGTGGCTCAACGTCAACTACCTAGCCTTGGGGGCTCTCCACCATTATGGGCATCTGAAGGGTCCCCACCAGGCCCGGGCTGCCAAGCTCCATAGTGAGCTCCGTGCCAACGTGGTGGGCAATGTGAGGCGGCAGTACCAGGCCACGGGTTTCCTGTGGGAGCAGTACAGTGACCGGGATGGGCGGGGCATGGGCTGCCGCCCTTTCCACGGCTGGACCAGCCTTGTCCTACTGGTCATGGCTGAAGACTACTGA
- the INO80B gene encoding INO80 complex subunit B, whose amino-acid sequence MSACVQTIFSPLFLQDPMSKLWRRGSTSGAMEAPEPGEALELSLAGAHGHGVHKKKHKKHKKKHKKKHHQEEEAGPTQPSPAKPQLKLKIKLGGQVLGTKSVPTFTVIPEGPRSPSPLMVVDNEEEPMEGVPLEQYRAWLDEDSNLSPSPLRDLSGGLVGQEEEEEQRWLDALEKGELDDNGDLKKEINERLLTARQRALLQKARSQPSPMLPLPVAGGCPAPALTEEMLLKREERARKRRLQAARRAEEHKNQTIERLTKTAAPSGRGGRGAARGERRGGRAAAPAPMVRYSSGAQGSTLSFPPGVPTPAPVSQRPSPSGPPPRCSVPGCPHPRRYACSRTGQALCSLQCYRINLQMRLGGPEGPGSPLLAT is encoded by the exons ATGTCTGCTTGTGTCCAGACCATTTTCAGCCCCCTTTTCTTGCAGGACCCCATGAGTAAGCTGTGGCGGCGTGGGAGCACCTCTGGGGCCATGGAGGCCCCTGAGCCGG GAGAAGCGCTGGAGTTGAGTCTGGCGGGTGCCCATGGCCACGGAGTGCACAAGAAGAAGCACAAGAAGCATAAGAAGAAGCATAAGAAGAAACACCatcaggaggaggaggctgggcctACGCAGCCGTCTCCTGCCAAGCCCCAGCTCAAACTCAAAATCAAGCTGGGAGGGCAGGTCCTGGGCACCAAGAG TGTTCCTACCTTCACTGTGATCCCTGAGGGTCCTCGCTCACCCTCTCCCCTTATGGTTGTGGACAATGAAGAGGAACCTATGGAAGGAGTCCCTCTTGAGCAGTACCGTGCCTGGCTGG ATGAAGACAGTAAtctgtccccctccccacttcGGGACCTGTCTGGGGGCTTAGTgggtcaggaggaggaggaggaacagaggtGGCTGGATGCCCTGGAGAAGGGGGAGCTGGATGACAATGGAGATCTCAAGAAGGAGATTAATGAACGGCTGCTCACTGCTCGACAG CGAGCTCTGCTCCAGAAGGCGCGGAGTCAGCCTTCCCCGATGCTGCCGCTGCCTGTGGCTGGGggctgccccgcccccgccctcaCCGAGGAGATGCTGCTGAAGCGCGAGGAGCGGGCACGGAAGAGGCGGCTGCAGGCGGCGCGGCGGGCAGAGGAGCACAAGAACCAGACTATCGAGCGCCTCACCAAGACTGCGGCGCCCAGCGGGCGGGGAGGCCGAGGGGCCGCGCGGGGCGAGCGGCGGGGAGGGCGGGCAGCTGCCCCGGCCCCCATGGTGCGCTACAGCAGCGGGGCACAGGGTTCCACCCTTTCCTTCCCACCTGGCGTCCCCACCCCCGCGCCAGTGTCTCAGAGGCCGTCCCCATCTGGCCCTCCTCCTCGATGCTCTGTCCCCGGCTGCCCCCACCCGCGACGCTACGCCTGCTCTCGCACGGGCCAGGCGCTTTGCAGCCTTCAGTGCTACCGTATCAACTTGCAGATGCGGCTAGGGGGACCCGAGGGCCCCGGATCCCCACTTTTGGCTACTTAA
- the WBP1 gene encoding WW domain-binding protein 1 isoform X3, with the protein MARASSGNDSEEAWGALRMPQQQSPAASSLEGAIWRRAGTQTRALDAILYHPQQSHLLRELCPGVNNQPYLCESGHCCGETGCCTYYYELWWFWLLWTVLILFSCCCAFRHRRAKLRLQQQQRQREINLLAYHGACHGAGPVPTGSLLDLRLFSAFKPPAYEDVVHRPGTPPPPYTAASSCPLTASSDCTCCSSASSCPVHCEGTNVEGVSSYQSVPHHQEGEPGAGGSPAPVPPSCRYRHLTGDSGIELCPCPDSSESEPVKEARASATLPDLEDHAPCVVPLDPISQVSPVGLASSQGDIP; encoded by the exons ATGGCTCGGGCCAGCAGCGGGAACGACAGCGAGGAGGCCTGGGGGGCACTTCGGATGCCACAACAGCAG AGTCCGGCAGCGTCTTCTCTTGAGGGAGCAATTTGGAGAAGAGCTGGAACCCAGACTCGCGCCCTGGATGCCATCCTTTATCATCCACAGCAATCCCATCTG CTTCGAGAGCTGTGCCCAGGAGTGAACAACCAGCCCTACCTCTGTGAGAGTGGTCACTGCTGCGGGGAGACTGGCTGCTGCACCTACTATTATGAGCTCTGGT GGTTCTGGCTGCTCTGGACTGTCCTCATCCTCTTTAGCTGCTGTTGCGCCTTCCGCCATCGACGTGCTAAACTCCGGCTGCAGCAACAGCAGCGGCAGCGTGAGATCAACTTGTTGGCCTATCACGGGgcatgccatggggctggccctgtcccTACCGGTTCACTGCTTGACCTTC GCCTCTTCAGCGCCTTCAAACCCCCAGCCTATGAGGATGTGGTTCACCGCCCTGGCACACCGCCACCTCCTTACACTGCAGCCTCAAGCTGCCCCTTGACTGCTTCCAGTGACTGCACCTGCTGCTCCTCTGCTTCTAGCTGCCCTGTCCACTGCGAGGGAACAAATGTGGAAGGTGTTTCCTCCTACCAGAGTGTCCCCCATCATCAGGAGGgtgagcctggggcaggggggagCCCTGCCCCTGTACCACCCTCTTGCCGCTATCGCCACCTGACTGGTGACTCGGGTATTGAGCTCTGCCCTTGTCCAGACTCCAGTGAGAGCGAGCCAGTCAAGGAGGCTAGGGCAAGTGCCACCCTGCCAGATCTGGAGGACCACGCCCCTTGTGTAGTGCCTCTGGATCCCATATCCCAGGTCTCTCCTGTGGGGCTGGCTTCCAGTCAAGGGGACATCCCATAA